One genomic segment of Hyphomicrobiales bacterium includes these proteins:
- a CDS encoding MMPL family transporter: MFSTFDVLISQLVHLASRKAKTCLLIYLMLIGLSIFAAVSFLGVNTDSSKMLSSALDFQQKTHAFNKNFPSIKNSLVIVIRSEVPDAADEAALKIVEALKDSANLTNVFSPAASSFFKQNGLLYKDEETLESELDQLNKSASLLASLRETPTFDNFFHSLFTAEELAEQADFDRAFLDDFYIDVAKTIEARQSGNALPLSWAKASGTDNSSTDVEGGAKQAGGGEVQRLLYATPVFDFTAIQPAKAAIAALHKAIDELDEDIKALTTIGVTGDPALRFEELKSVSNGIALSLGLSFLLVAVLLWVAFRSTRGVALTFVALISALILTTGFAAAFFGDLNLVSVAFIVLLVGLGLDFTIHALAHLGDENQETTVDTLTAMGRGIGGALLLSALTTALAFLSFAPTDFVGMAQLGILGAVGVLVAFTVSVTMVPALIVAFPWFERFATKTNGADKASASGFAHLVQAGRPVLATVLVLLTVAALFVISDVRFDADPVALRDPDSPSMKTLGLLHERVETAPYRLSLMRSSLEEADKAAQAVEALDTVHSARTLSSLVPENQDEKFEILDLSFATLDTIATGEGLENASLPEGKTPLVALSERLAKQVERPAAIAFSSVLAKLSSETTGMQKQVEGDIFRFFPALIKAIEAQLLVDFVTLENVPDFFKQRFIGADQQWRVDIVPNGDVRDGKALDAFVQSVEQFDETAAGAPLQIANAGKTVSKAMALAVGLAAISILIVSFIVLRQASTVLAIIVPLIMAGLLTGAASVIFAIPFNYANVIVLPLLIGLGVDSGIHIATRRERSQDSAGLYQSSTPWAVLFSGLTTIAAFATLGVSDHRGTASMGQMLAIAIFCTLMSTIVITPLIIDIIEKFKKKNI; encoded by the coding sequence ATGTTTTCAACCTTTGATGTCCTGATTTCTCAGCTGGTGCACTTAGCATCACGTAAGGCGAAAACCTGCCTGCTGATCTACCTCATGTTGATTGGGTTGAGTATCTTTGCTGCGGTTAGCTTTCTTGGTGTTAATACCGACAGCAGCAAGATGCTTTCATCGGCCCTTGATTTCCAGCAAAAGACACATGCCTTTAATAAGAATTTCCCAAGCATCAAAAACAGTTTGGTGATTGTCATTCGATCTGAAGTGCCTGATGCCGCTGATGAGGCGGCTTTGAAAATTGTGGAAGCACTTAAAGATAGCGCCAACCTGACAAATGTTTTCTCGCCGGCAGCGTCCTCGTTTTTTAAACAAAATGGTCTGCTTTATAAAGACGAGGAAACGTTAGAATCTGAGCTAGATCAGCTTAATAAGTCGGCGTCCTTGTTGGCGAGCCTTCGGGAAACTCCCACGTTTGATAACTTCTTTCATTCGCTTTTTACCGCAGAAGAATTAGCCGAACAGGCAGATTTTGATCGTGCGTTTTTGGATGATTTTTATATTGACGTTGCAAAGACCATTGAAGCACGGCAAAGCGGCAACGCGCTTCCGCTTTCATGGGCGAAAGCGTCTGGTACAGACAATAGTTCAACTGATGTTGAGGGTGGTGCGAAACAAGCAGGGGGAGGCGAGGTTCAGCGGCTTCTTTATGCAACGCCGGTGTTTGACTTCACGGCCATCCAGCCTGCAAAAGCAGCAATTGCCGCGCTACATAAAGCGATCGATGAGCTTGATGAGGACATTAAAGCCCTGACGACGATAGGCGTGACGGGTGATCCTGCTTTGCGCTTTGAAGAGCTTAAAAGCGTGTCAAATGGGATTGCCTTATCGCTTGGTCTTTCATTCTTGCTGGTCGCGGTTCTTTTGTGGGTTGCATTCCGCTCTACGAGAGGTGTTGCTTTGACTTTCGTCGCGCTGATCTCTGCTCTTATATTGACCACCGGTTTTGCGGCCGCCTTCTTTGGTGATCTCAATCTCGTCTCTGTCGCTTTTATTGTCTTGCTGGTTGGGCTTGGTCTGGATTTCACCATTCATGCGCTTGCGCATTTAGGCGATGAAAATCAGGAAACCACCGTTGATACGCTAACAGCGATGGGGCGCGGGATAGGCGGTGCGCTTCTTTTAAGCGCGTTGACCACTGCGCTTGCTTTCTTGTCTTTTGCTCCAACGGATTTTGTCGGTATGGCGCAGTTGGGCATTTTGGGTGCTGTGGGTGTGTTGGTCGCTTTCACTGTATCAGTAACGATGGTGCCAGCATTAATTGTTGCGTTTCCTTGGTTCGAGCGCTTTGCAACAAAAACGAATGGCGCGGACAAAGCGTCAGCTTCTGGCTTTGCTCATCTTGTTCAGGCAGGAAGACCCGTGCTTGCCACCGTGTTGGTGTTGTTAACGGTCGCCGCCTTATTTGTGATTTCTGACGTTCGCTTTGATGCTGACCCAGTGGCTTTGCGTGATCCTGACAGTCCGTCCATGAAAACGTTGGGGCTATTGCATGAAAGAGTGGAAACGGCGCCTTATCGTTTGAGCTTGATGCGTTCGAGTTTGGAAGAAGCTGATAAAGCAGCGCAGGCAGTGGAGGCGCTCGATACCGTTCATTCAGCTCGCACGCTGAGTAGCCTTGTGCCGGAAAACCAAGATGAAAAGTTTGAAATTCTCGATCTGTCCTTTGCAACATTAGATACGATTGCGACGGGCGAGGGGTTGGAAAATGCTAGTTTGCCAGAAGGAAAAACCCCGCTTGTTGCTTTAAGCGAGCGATTGGCGAAACAGGTAGAGCGTCCGGCGGCGATTGCGTTTTCATCTGTGCTGGCAAAACTCAGTAGCGAAACAACGGGCATGCAAAAGCAGGTTGAAGGCGATATCTTCCGCTTCTTTCCAGCGCTCATCAAAGCAATCGAAGCCCAGCTGCTTGTGGACTTCGTGACGCTTGAAAATGTGCCTGACTTCTTCAAGCAACGTTTTATCGGCGCAGATCAGCAGTGGCGCGTTGACATTGTACCAAACGGTGACGTGCGCGATGGCAAGGCTTTGGATGCGTTCGTCCAATCTGTAGAGCAGTTTGATGAAACCGCGGCGGGTGCGCCTTTACAAATTGCCAATGCGGGCAAAACGGTATCAAAAGCGATGGCTCTTGCGGTCGGTTTGGCTGCAATTAGTATTTTGATCGTGTCTTTCATTGTGCTGCGGCAAGCGTCCACCGTTCTTGCTATTATCGTGCCTTTGATCATGGCTGGGCTGTTAACAGGAGCTGCAAGCGTCATCTTTGCGATCCCGTTTAACTACGCAAATGTAATCGTTTTACCGCTTTTAATAGGGCTTGGCGTTGATAGTGG
- a CDS encoding VacJ family lipoprotein, which produces MDLFMLSAQKPTASSALKNGFFLSVGLLLAGCSSVHQNNSALLIQPDVKTQVAASPLANPRANPTTPANSIDASYTTSSHSSYGQTTEASASDVAQTEDELVINDKHEGLNRFFFGFNRGLDLVIVRPISKVYGALVPGPIRLVARNGLRHLETPGDLINYTLQGNGSEAGTTLKRFVINSTLGLGGAFDVADHLGTSYNPTDFGLTLAEWGVGEGSYVVNPLLGPSTVRDTFGRIGDIALSPTTYIGIFTDFSYGGAIANGTNIVDQRQRNGELLDDVIFASPDPYVTLRSTYIQRRRSLASGNVIGAEGMEAPLPEIQSAGQ; this is translated from the coding sequence ATGGACTTATTTATGCTTTCAGCTCAAAAACCTACCGCCTCTTCTGCTCTTAAGAACGGGTTCTTTCTATCTGTAGGTTTATTGCTTGCTGGCTGTTCTTCTGTTCATCAAAATAACAGTGCGCTGCTTATTCAGCCGGATGTTAAAACGCAGGTTGCAGCCTCTCCTCTCGCTAACCCGAGAGCAAACCCAACCACGCCCGCGAATTCGATTGACGCCTCTTACACAACATCATCCCATTCTTCTTACGGTCAAACCACAGAAGCATCGGCTAGTGATGTTGCGCAGACGGAAGATGAACTTGTCATCAACGATAAGCACGAAGGCTTGAACCGTTTCTTCTTCGGATTTAACCGCGGCCTTGATCTCGTGATCGTTCGTCCAATTTCAAAGGTCTACGGTGCACTTGTTCCAGGTCCAATTCGTTTGGTAGCCCGCAATGGCCTTCGACATCTTGAAACGCCTGGTGATTTGATCAATTACACTTTGCAAGGCAATGGCAGCGAAGCAGGAACAACGCTGAAGCGCTTTGTCATTAATTCAACCCTTGGACTTGGTGGTGCATTCGATGTAGCAGACCACCTAGGCACATCATACAACCCGACAGATTTCGGCCTTACATTGGCTGAATGGGGTGTTGGTGAAGGAAGCTATGTAGTGAACCCATTGCTTGGACCAAGCACTGTGCGTGACACCTTCGGACGCATTGGCGACATCGCTTTGTCTCCAACCACTTATATCGGCATCTTTACTGATTTCAGTTATGGTGGCGCAATTGCTAACGGCACAAACATTGTTGATCAGCGTCAAAGAAACGGCGAATTGTTAGACGATGTTATCTTTGCCTCACCTGACCCTTATGTGACACTTCGCTCTACTTATATACAGCGTCGCCGTTCGTTGGCATCGGGTAATGTTATCGGTGCAGAAGGCATGGAAGCACCACTCCCTGAAATCCAAAGTGCGGGTCAATAA
- a CDS encoding integrase arm-type DNA-binding domain-containing protein, producing MPLTDTAIRNLKSTGKPTKHSDSGGLHILLSAQGAKLWKMAYRFNGKQKTLSFGIYPAVTLAQARKKRDQAKEAIALGIDPSEQVRQEKALTRLNAQNTFGVIAEEYLEKSRKEGIADVTLNKKRWILSLCESQLAHRPIDEISATDVLIPLKVIEAKGHYETARRLRATIGQVFRYAIATARVDNDPTFGLKGALITPTVSHRAAFTERGDFAGLLKSIWQYEGMPETIAGLKLMAYLYPRPGELRQAEWKEFDLEAKMWSIPAARMKMRRPHKKPLSEAAVDVLRDLYQITGHRDLVFPSYQSPRRPMSENTLNQALRRMGYDKTQVTAHGFRASASSLLNESSKWNPDAIEAELAHAGTDEVRKAYHRAAYWDERVKMCEWWSQNIGEMFN from the coding sequence ATGCCATTGACAGATACCGCTATTCGAAACCTCAAGAGCACAGGAAAACCAACGAAACATAGCGATAGCGGTGGTCTGCATATCTTACTTAGTGCGCAAGGCGCAAAACTTTGGAAAATGGCCTATCGCTTTAATGGAAAACAAAAGACGCTGTCTTTTGGCATCTATCCCGCCGTAACCCTTGCCCAAGCACGAAAGAAGCGCGATCAAGCAAAAGAGGCAATCGCACTTGGGATTGACCCATCCGAGCAAGTAAGACAAGAGAAAGCTCTTACACGGCTTAATGCTCAAAACACTTTTGGGGTAATCGCAGAAGAGTATCTGGAAAAATCGCGCAAAGAGGGCATCGCGGATGTCACACTCAATAAGAAGCGATGGATACTAAGTCTTTGTGAAAGCCAGCTCGCCCATCGCCCTATTGATGAAATCTCTGCAACTGATGTTCTAATCCCTTTAAAAGTTATCGAAGCGAAAGGGCATTATGAGACCGCCCGCCGTTTGCGCGCAACAATAGGCCAAGTTTTCCGCTATGCAATTGCAACAGCACGGGTAGATAACGACCCTACCTTTGGGCTGAAAGGCGCTTTAATAACGCCGACCGTATCCCATCGCGCCGCGTTCACTGAACGAGGCGACTTTGCAGGCCTGTTAAAATCAATCTGGCAATACGAAGGAATGCCCGAAACCATCGCGGGGTTGAAGCTCATGGCTTACCTATACCCTCGCCCCGGTGAACTTCGCCAAGCTGAATGGAAAGAATTCGACTTAGAGGCCAAAATGTGGAGCATTCCCGCCGCTCGCATGAAGATGCGCCGCCCGCACAAGAAACCCCTTTCAGAAGCGGCTGTAGACGTGTTGCGCGACCTTTACCAGATAACGGGCCATCGCGACCTCGTTTTCCCCTCTTACCAAAGCCCACGCCGCCCCATGAGCGAAAATACCCTAAACCAAGCGCTTCGCCGCATGGGATACGATAAAACCCAAGTAACCGCCCACGGTTTTAGAGCGTCTGCATCATCACTCTTGAATGAAAGCAGCAAATGGAACCCTGATGCTATTGAAGCAGAATTGGCCCATGCAGGCACTGATGAGGTCCGCAAAGCCTATCATCGCGCTGCTTATTGGGATGAACGGGTAAAGATGTGTGAATGGTGGAGTCAAAATATCGGGGAAATGTTCAATTAG